A genomic region of Vitis vinifera cultivar Pinot Noir 40024 chromosome 7, ASM3070453v1 contains the following coding sequences:
- the LOC100260966 gene encoding cyclin-dependent kinase inhibitor 7 isoform X1 has protein sequence MGKYIRKCKGIGEVAVMEVAQVAGVKTRARALAMAAAADSSGTVKRRKVSGGGELKFASSYEQLKNRRGLVISPENSVSEAPSGNSGRVVAEEDQCSSPSSDHVSASCCSSNGSSELVKERLKFADLEEESVEIETSAYSDCRESRRETTPSSELRAESDDLESTARPSEANYRHRSTVEKMPSESELEEFFAAAEKDVQKRFSEKYNYDIVKDVPMEGRYEWVRLKP, from the exons ATGGGAAAGTATATCAGGAAATGTAAAGGGATCGGGGAAGTTGCAGTGATGGAGGTGGCTCAGGTGGCCGGTGTGAAGACCAGAGCGAGAGCTCTTGCCATGGCGGCTGCTGCAGACAGCTCAGGGACAGTGAAGAGGAGGAAAGTCAGTGGTGGTGGGGAATTGAAGTTCGCTTCGTCGTACGAACAGCTCAAGAATCGCCGTGGCCTCGTGATTTCGCCGGAGAATTCGGTTTCCGAGGCACCGTCGGGAAATTCTGGACGAGTGGTGGCGGAGGAGGATCAGTGTTCCAGTCCTAGCTCGGATCACGTGTCGGCGTCGTGCTGCTCCAGTAACGGATCAAGCGAGCTAGTGAAGGAGAGATTGAAATTCGCAGATCTGGAG GAGGAGAGTGTAGAAATTGAAACGTCCGCATATTCCGACTGCAGAGAAAG CAGGAGAGAAACGACGCCGTCGAGTGAGCTTCGTGCAGAATCTGACGACCTGGAGTCAACGGCTAGACCATCGGAGGCGAATTACCGCCACAGATCAACGGTGGAGAAGATGCCGTCGGAGTCGGAGCTCGAAGAATTCTTTGCTGCCGCCGAAAAAGACGTCCAGAAACGATTTTCAGAAAA GTACAATTATGATATCGTCAAAGACGTGCCAATGGAAGGACGTTACGAGTGGGTTAGATTAAAGCCATGA
- the LOC100260966 gene encoding cyclin-dependent kinase inhibitor 7 isoform X2 has protein sequence MGKYIRKCKGIGEVAVMEVAQVAGVKTRARALAMAAAADSSGTVKRRKVSGGGELKFASSYEQLKNRRGLVISPENSVSEAPSGNSGRVVAEEDQCSSPSSDHVSASCCSSNGSSELVKERLKFADLEEESVEIETSAYSDCRERRETTPSSELRAESDDLESTARPSEANYRHRSTVEKMPSESELEEFFAAAEKDVQKRFSEKYNYDIVKDVPMEGRYEWVRLKP, from the exons ATGGGAAAGTATATCAGGAAATGTAAAGGGATCGGGGAAGTTGCAGTGATGGAGGTGGCTCAGGTGGCCGGTGTGAAGACCAGAGCGAGAGCTCTTGCCATGGCGGCTGCTGCAGACAGCTCAGGGACAGTGAAGAGGAGGAAAGTCAGTGGTGGTGGGGAATTGAAGTTCGCTTCGTCGTACGAACAGCTCAAGAATCGCCGTGGCCTCGTGATTTCGCCGGAGAATTCGGTTTCCGAGGCACCGTCGGGAAATTCTGGACGAGTGGTGGCGGAGGAGGATCAGTGTTCCAGTCCTAGCTCGGATCACGTGTCGGCGTCGTGCTGCTCCAGTAACGGATCAAGCGAGCTAGTGAAGGAGAGATTGAAATTCGCAGATCTGGAG GAGGAGAGTGTAGAAATTGAAACGTCCGCATATTCCGACTGCAGAGAAAG GAGAGAAACGACGCCGTCGAGTGAGCTTCGTGCAGAATCTGACGACCTGGAGTCAACGGCTAGACCATCGGAGGCGAATTACCGCCACAGATCAACGGTGGAGAAGATGCCGTCGGAGTCGGAGCTCGAAGAATTCTTTGCTGCCGCCGAAAAAGACGTCCAGAAACGATTTTCAGAAAA GTACAATTATGATATCGTCAAAGACGTGCCAATGGAAGGACGTTACGAGTGGGTTAGATTAAAGCCATGA